A single region of the Mustela lutreola isolate mMusLut2 chromosome 2, mMusLut2.pri, whole genome shotgun sequence genome encodes:
- the LOC131823478 gene encoding olfactory receptor 7G2-like, producing MEPRNHTDVSEFLLLGLTDDPELQPFLFCLFLSMYLVTLLGNLLIMLAISSDSHLHTPMYFFLSNLSFTDICLSTTTIPKMLVNIQAQNHSITYTGCLTQVGSVLAFGGFENFLLAAMAYDRYVAICHPLRYTLIMHPQLCARLILLSLFFSLMVALLHSLMVLRLSFCKDLEIPHFFCELAQVIKLACSDTLINNILIYFVASLFGGVPLSGIIFSYTQIVSSVLRMPSAGGKLKAFSTCGSHLSVVSLFYGTVVGVYISSVVTDSSKKTAVASVMYAVVPQMMNPFIYSLRNRDMKGALRKLISGIPSLL from the coding sequence ATGGAACCCAGAAATCACACAGATGTTTCAGAATTTCTTCTGCTGGGATTGACAGATGATCCAGAACTTCAGCCTTTCCTATTCTGCCTGTTCCTGTCCATGTACCTGGTCACTCTCCTGGGAAATCTGCTCATCATGCTGGCCATCAGTTCTgactcccacctccacacccccatgtacttcttcctctccaacctgTCCTTTACTGACATCTGCTTAAGCACAACCACCATCCCAAAGATGCTGGTGAACATCCAAGCACAGAACCACAGCATCACTTACACAGGCTGCCTCACCCAGGTTGGATCTGTCCTGGCTTTTGGTGGTTTTGAAAACTTTCTCCTTGCAGcaatggcctatgaccgctatgtggccatttgTCACCCCTTGAGGTACACTCTTATCATGCACCCCCAACTCTGTGCTCGGCTGATTTTACTCTCGCTGTTCTTTAGCCTTATGGTTGCCCTGCTCCATAGTCTAATGGTGCTACGGTTATCCTTCTGCAAGGACTTGGAAATCCCCCATTTCTTCTGTGAACTTGCTCAGGTCATCAAGCTTGCCTGTTCTGACACCCTGATCAATAACATCCTGATTTATTTTGTGGCTAGCCTATTTGGTGGTGTTCCTCTCTCTGGAATCATTTTCTCTTATACTCAAATTGTCTCCTCTGTTTTGAGAATGCCATCAGCGGGGGGAAAGCTCAAAGCTTTCTCCACCTGTGGATCTCACCTGTCTGTTGTGTCTTTGTTCTATGGGACAGTTGTTGGAGTGTACATTAGTTCTGTAGTTACTGACTCTTCCAAGAAGACTGCAGTGGCTTCAGTGATGTATGCTGTGGTCCCTCAAATGATGAACCCCTTTATCTACAGCTTGCGGAACAGGGACATGAAAGGAGCCTTGAGAAAACTCATCAGTGGAATCCCTTCTTTGCTGTGA